The DNA window CGAAAGGAGCGGCAGTATCGTATTTCGTTATTTTTCAGTGCGGCATCGCTTGCGGGAGCCTTTGGTGGCATTTTAGCATTTGTACGTGATGCTCACGAATCGTCTCATTTTAACACTGCTAAACACAATATTTAGGGAATTGCGAAGATGAGAGGGATCGTTTGGAGTAATGGATGGCGGTGGATATTCATTCTCGTAAGTGTCTCTCAAAGGGCTGGAGAGTCTATATTGACATTGTAGCTCAGGAAGGAATTGCTACTGTCATCATTGCCACATCAGCGTACTGGTTCATTGAGAACTACCCCGATACCGCTAAATTTCTCACGAAATCCGAAAGAGAGTTGATCAAAACTAGATTGGCCGCTGACTGCGACGCTATGATCAAAGAAGATTTCAACTGGGCTGCTGTACGTGAGGCAGTCAGTGACccaagctgctggctctACAGTCTGGGCTTTCATACAATGAGCTTACCGTTATATACTCTTTCTCTATTTCTGGTAAGTATTGTACAAACTCATCTGAAGTATCTGAAGTATCTTCAACGCTGACTGTGTACTAGCCAACAATTATCAGCAACCTTGGATATACAGCAGCGAAAGCTCAGCTCCTTACGATTCCTCCGTATGCGTTAGCATTCGTTACTACTGTGGGAGTTGCCATTGCGTCAGAAAGATTGGGGAAAAGGGCGATCTTTATAGCGGGCTCTTCAATCACGGCCGCAATTGGATATATCATGTTGCTTGCAAACACCGACCCTGTCTCACGGCCGGGCTTGTCGTACGCTGGCAcgttctttgctgctgcaggcattTACCCGGCCACTGCACTGGTTCTCTCATGGCCGGCTATCAATGTATCTGGCCAGACAAAAAGAGCTATTGCAAACGCGATGCAGATTAGCATTGGTAATCTAGGGGCTGTCATGGGGACGCAGCTGTATCGGTCAAATGATGGGCCTAGATTTGTCGTTGGTCACTCAGTCGCACTGGCCTACTTGTGTGCAAATGTTCTTGTGGTCAGCTATACCGGATGGCGACTAAAAGCGCAAAATACAGCAAGGGCAAATATCTCTCCTGAAATTGAGAATGTAGGAGACGCATCAGACTGGGAAGGGGATAAAGACCCACGGTGGCGGTTCTCATATTAGACGGGCCAAATATGCGCTGCCGAGCTGAAACAACTTTCCATTATCGCAACTTTTATCATTGCACACAAAGTAATGCTAAACCACGTTCAGATAGTATAGATGCATGTTTCCACAACATTACAGACACAAAGAATATAGCCCAGATGAGCAATACAAAAGAAAGCTATTTTAATACATCAGAATTGTAGGTAGTCGACGGTATTCACgtatgcttcttcttttaaattattcTAAGCCGTGTTATCCACTCAATAGTATGTCGCAGCAGAATACCATATAACTAGTAGATGCACCCAGCCAAAGAGTGCCCGCCAGCATATCGCTTCCTAGCAACAAGTTTAAGATTCCTCGAAATGCACAATAGGTATATAAGTCTGCTCTCGATGACAAGATATGCTAAGCTATAGAACGACCACAAGGTAAGGTCAAGACGATTTAATGACTTTGCGTAGCCCAAGATCATATTCATCCCCTTCTCTTAAGAAATAGAATAGGCCTGAATCATCCGGAAGTTGGTTCGGATCGTTACCGTCCCTAGACCAGTATGTTCCGTCATAAATGATGGCGTAGCTAGCACCGAATACCTGAGCACTATTCTTCGAAACATGAACAGCGGTGTTTTCGTTGATTGCGATGCCCAGAATCCCAGGTTTGTATTTGAGCACATTTAACATGTCGAATTGTCGATTGCGAACTAGCACATGTTGATCGATAGCCACGTTCTTGACATATGCGAAGCCTTGTTGATGATCTCCGATTATGAGAGTGTTGCTCTCCGTATCGCCTCGCGCCAAGAAATCCCCTTGAATAGATGCCCCAGCAGAGGATCCGCCTATGACACCACCAGCGTCCAGCACAGCTCGGATCGTTTGTTGAGTGAGCGTTCCGGCGTAAGCGTCGACTAAACGCCACTGGCGACCGCCTCCAAACCAGACGCCAGTAGCATTGAGAAGTGGTTGAACAAATTCTTCCGTGTTTGCAACCTCGGGGTCATATGTATGTAGAACAGTAACACTTTTGGCGCCAAGGCGACGAAAGTCTCCCGCATTCGCTGCATTCTGATCATAGCTTGGATCACCCTGAGCAGTAGGAATGACGACAATTGAGCTATCATTGCCCCCCGCAAGGTCAATGACGCGCTGGAGAATGGAATCGTCCAGCGTGCCGCCCCCGACTATCACCAAGTTGCCATTCTCAGGTCCTACGTATTGTGTCGGGCTATCAGCCGGCAGAGCGGAAACTGTGACTGCCAATGCCAGGATGGCCTGTAAATTGAAGTGAACCATTATTTGGGTATGCTCATTAATGAAAGAGACGACGTGTTATCATGCAGTGATCAGAGCGAAGAGCACTTTGCAACTCAACATAGATTGTTTGCCCTTTTATATTGCACTTTTCAACGATCGCACCATAGTGGATCAATCTTGTAAAGTTGATTCCGTATAAGCATGCACTTTAATACTGCTCTAAGGCTAAATTGGCGGCCAATGATAGTGTTCGCCAAGCAATGGGGTAAAGAAGCTGGATTCAGTTTCTGTATaccaaagagaaaataaagtGGTTCTAGAAAGCTCAATCTTGTATAAAATAGAAATGTACATGACGCCTTGCTGCCCATATATGGCGACGGTATGCGACTCCTTGGACAAGCTATGTACTCCATATATACGCAACCCATCTTTCGACATATACATACGTGTAGGGAAATGGGAAAGGATAAATCAAGACAGGTAGCATGCCACGCCAAGATCATCATAGACCGATAGGATTGCCATGTGAATGGCTCATTTCTCATGAGCTCTTTTGTGTAGAAACGAGGTTCAATTCAGTATCCAAGTAATAGTCTACCAAATCTAGTATTTTACGTTATAGATGTCTTAAACTCACCTGTGCAAAAGAATTAAAGTTGCCACGAATCCAAAACCCACAATAGCGACTTACAAACAAATTGGTATACAGTACTGCATCGAATACCAATTTGTTAAGCGTTTGGGAACGTATGTATAAGCTCAACCTGGAACAAAGCACTCCAACGCAACACAAGCTAAGTAGCTCTGCGGCTAGCAAGGAAGACCCGTGTGAACACATCAAGAAACCACGTAATCTAATCACCGATGCGTTTTCTCAATAAAAACGAGGTCATCGCGAAtgctgttttgttttatctAGTGCTAGCTATCTTGTAGTTTTATAGGGAGGTCCAGCCATAACGGTGGCCTAGTTAGATTAGCAAAGGTTCATTAACGCTAGGTATCGACCCAGATTTTCAGGCTGTTAAACCAGGTATAGTAGGACGAGCTTTGAGTTAAAACCATACAGGCTCCAGTTTTCTACTCGGACCAAAATAGAACTCTTAATATAAAATGTAATATAATTGTATTATTTAACTCAGAATGGACTACACAACAAAATGTATTATTTTCACTTTATTTACATTGGCTCTGCAGCTAACAAAATTTATTGTGTACAATAACATCACTACCCTGAAGTAATTTCGAGACCGTTGCTGGGAACCATACTGAATTAGAATAGCTGAAACACTTACTACAGGGACTCTTAGTTATTCTGACATTTAGCACCAGTGATCGTTGCAAGTATTGAAACTCAGCGGCTCCAAGACCATGCTAAAAATAGCTGTATTTGTTCAAGCTCTTCCGCTCCTAAGGATATTATTGTACAATAGGCCTATAACTTGTCATATTAGTATATGTATTGTATGTATGATGTATGAATGAAGATTGTCTGATAACCTACCTTCTGCCGAAGCTACTTACCCTTAAATATTGGTAACCGAAGTTTGTACTAGCGCGTTGTAGCTCCGAAAGTGTAATATTCAACGGTTTCCTTATTTAGTTCAACTTCGTTAGCATGGCTGGAGCGGAGGATCTCCTCCGTACTTCCCCATAAAATCCCAAACCTGTTTAGCATCGAGATTGCCAAGCCTCATCGGCTTCTTATTCGATCCCCAGTGCGATATCACTCTTTTCTCTCGAAAACTGGCTTCAGAGCGACTCTTGGGCCATCACCGATGACCCGATAGCTATAGTTTTCGAGTTGCAGATGCATTTCTTCCCCAAGGCAGACGCTGCCCTTTTGTCGCCATCACCAGAAAAGCAGAGCCTGCCCGCCCGCCCTACCGACGTGGACCCAATATTCGATGTCGACAATGTTCATGTTCCAATTGCGCCGTGGACTCCGGAAACCGAGTCGTGCTTCTATCCTTTGAAGAAAGACCCTTACGCTTCGGCATCGATACCCAAGAAACCTGCCAGTGCTACATCTCGATACCTACGGGCTCATTTGGCCAGAAATGAACGGCTGAGATTGTCTATGCTATGGTACTACGGGCGGGATCTCGGCAACGAATCTGAGCTCCTGTCAGGGCTTCAAGAAAAAGTCTGTTTAGCACAAGAATCTTCTGGTTGGGAGTTTGCCATTGTGGGATTACTTGATGTCAACGTCTATATCCGTCTTGCAACAGTTGGTGTTCAGGTCGCTATTCTCCCCCGCGGCGAAACGCTTTGCGCCCATACGGTGACACAACCACCTGGAGTATGGCCAATTGCTTCTAGTGTCCCCTTAGTATATACATTCTAATTTCATGCCTATAGAATGTATTTCTCCTACCAGACATGTTGGAGGATTGGAGGTTTCGAGAGTCGCCATATGTTGAAAAAGGCGGGTTGTTAGCATATGCAGGCGTCCCGCTTCGAATGCAGCACGAATCCGGGGAATGTGTTGGTCTAGGATCGTTGTGTGTCGCCTCAGCAACCAGTCAACCACCCTTGTCTAAGCCGCAGCAACAAACCCTCGCTCGTCTTGCCGATTGGGTTGTAGCCGACATTGTGCAGTGCACACGAGCCCGACGCCAACGTGAGCGTCATCGACTAGCCGAGCTCATTGCGACTGTTGAAAATGTATCCGACGAGAACGATTCACAAGAACCAGTGCTCGAGATACTGCGAATCGCCTATCCGGATGAGTCGATCAGCATTCTGTCGTCTGGAACTGGTCAGTTCGTCAACAGCCAGTATTCGGGGTTGCCCTCTGA is part of the Trichoderma atroviride chromosome 1, complete sequence genome and encodes:
- a CDS encoding uncharacterized protein (EggNog:ENOG41~TransMembrane:8 (i12-33o45-67i127-148o154-172i179-198o210-230i242-263o275-294i)), whose product is MWYKRKERQYRISLFFSAASLAGAFGGILAFGIAKMRGIVWSNGWRWIFILEGIATVIIATSAYWFIENYPDTAKFLTKSERELIKTRLAADCDAMIKEDFNWAAVREAVSDPSCWLYSLGFHTMSLPLYTLSLFLPTIISNLGYTAAKAQLLTIPPYALAFVTTVGVAIASERLGKRAIFIAGSSITAAIGYIMLLANTDPVSRPGLSYAGTFFAAAGIYPATALVLSWPAINVSGQTKRAIANAMQISIGNLGAVMGTQLYRSNDGPRFVVGHSVALAYLCANVLVVSYTGWRLKAQNTARANISPEIENVGDASDWEGDKDPRWRFSY
- a CDS encoding uncharacterized protein (EggNog:ENOG41~SECRETED:SignalP(1-18)~MEROPS:MER0005768); the protein is MVHFNLQAILALAVTVSALPADSPTQYVGPENGNLVIVGGGTLDDSILQRVIDLAGGNDSSIVVIPTAQGDPSYDQNAANAGDFRRLGAKSVTVLHTYDPEVANTEEFVQPLLNATGVWFGGGRQWRLVDAYAGTLTQQTIRAVLDAGGVIGGSSAGASIQGDFLARGDTESNTLIIGDHQQGFAYVKNVAIDQHVLVRNRQFDMLNVLKYKPGILGIAINENTAVHVSKNSAQVFGASYAIIYDGTYWSRDGNDPNQLPDDSGLFYFLREGDEYDLGLRKVIKSS